From Planctomycetia bacterium, one genomic window encodes:
- a CDS encoding ABC transporter ATP-binding protein gives MNDIAITVEDLGKQYHIGHVQTRYRTLRESITDVFVSPFRKAALLARGHAAAAHSLHESFWALRNVSFEVKRGEVLGVIGRNGAGKSTLLKVLTRITEPTAGFAQLRGRVASLLEVGTGFHPELTGRENVYLNGSILGMTRREIQRKFDEIVDFAEIAKFIDTPVKHYSSGMYLRLAFAVAANLDPDILLVDEVLAVGDAEFQRKCLGKMGDVASQGRTILFVSHNLGAVQGLCTRGIVLSNGQLTFDGAATNAVQEYLNSLEKSAAIGPAERPDRRGSGVSRVVGFDVVGSNGIPGIVVCGERVEFVIDVVPVVDHRVNCAFTIYDQQSNPITHFTTRNVSVDREDRASGTTRFSCDVGQFLLVPGRYRVNVAIQSDEGLLDHIESVMSFDVLPPEVSVQPRYSIPRIGQIVLPHGWNAQ, from the coding sequence GTGAACGATATCGCCATCACCGTCGAAGACCTGGGTAAGCAATACCACATCGGTCACGTGCAAACGCGCTATCGCACGCTGCGCGAATCGATCACCGACGTCTTCGTCAGCCCGTTCCGCAAGGCGGCCCTGCTGGCGCGCGGCCACGCCGCCGCGGCGCATTCATTGCATGAATCGTTCTGGGCGCTCCGCAACGTGTCCTTCGAAGTAAAGCGCGGCGAAGTGCTCGGCGTCATCGGCCGCAACGGGGCCGGGAAGAGCACGCTGCTGAAAGTTCTAACGCGCATCACAGAGCCGACGGCCGGATTCGCTCAACTGCGCGGTCGAGTTGCGTCCCTGCTCGAAGTCGGCACCGGCTTTCACCCGGAATTGACGGGCCGCGAAAACGTTTATTTGAACGGCTCGATCCTCGGTATGACACGGCGCGAGATCCAGAGGAAGTTCGACGAGATCGTAGACTTCGCCGAAATCGCCAAGTTTATTGACACGCCGGTGAAGCACTATTCGAGCGGAATGTACTTGAGGCTCGCCTTCGCGGTCGCGGCGAATCTTGATCCCGATATTTTGCTCGTCGACGAGGTGCTCGCCGTCGGCGACGCGGAGTTCCAACGTAAATGCCTTGGCAAAATGGGGGATGTCGCGAGTCAAGGGCGCACAATTCTGTTCGTCAGTCACAATCTTGGCGCGGTCCAAGGGCTCTGCACGCGCGGCATTGTTTTAAGCAATGGACAGTTAACCTTTGATGGCGCCGCAACTAACGCCGTCCAAGAGTATCTGAATTCGTTGGAGAAATCGGCCGCGATTGGGCCCGCAGAAAGGCCTGATCGACGTGGTTCTGGCGTATCGCGGGTCGTCGGCTTTGACGTCGTCGGGAGTAACGGCATTCCGGGCATCGTCGTTTGCGGCGAGCGCGTCGAGTTCGTGATTGACGTCGTTCCGGTCGTCGACCATCGCGTTAATTGCGCATTCACGATCTACGACCAGCAGTCCAATCCAATCACGCATTTCACGACGCGTAACGTCAGCGTCGACCGCGAGGATCGCGCCTCCGGCACAACCCGTTTCAGCTGTGACGTCGGCCAGTTTCTCCTGGTTCCCGGTCGGTATCGCGTGAACGTCGCGATACAGTCCGATGAAGGTCTGCTGGATCACATCGAATCGGTGATGTCATTCGATGTATTGCCGCCCGAAGTCAGCGTGCAACCGAGGTATTCGATTCCCCGTATCGGGCAAATTGTACTGCCTCACGGGTGGAACGCCCAATGA